One segment of Setaria viridis chromosome 4, Setaria_viridis_v4.0, whole genome shotgun sequence DNA contains the following:
- the LOC117852466 gene encoding glutamate receptor 2.8-like, which translates to MIGVQIFPTRTPSKRENIMDYGPRRFGRFTLAALFIILLASIRDASAARRAGGAVDDVLASDHGSRSNRAGVSMAAREAALHACVQRGYVKLIAVPRKHAFKDFVNVTIDIFRKAIEKLQSPPCYELCAFNGTYDELVQNVSKGVFDGAVRDMTITDDRARIADFTMPYAPSGQMIRSPLSKVVVVIWCFAVLVLVQSYTANLSSMLTAKRLRPSVTGLDQLVSNGDYIRYQDGAFVHFFLISKGPKADRLRAFKNQTEYAEALRKGSKNDGVSAIVDEIPYLSYFLSDKNNKEFEMGERLYKTPGLGFVFPRGSPRMYDLSVAILNLTGGNESARIEQEWLGSPAQLKGDSSSIADSAPLTLRSFSGLFVITGSISASVTVISIARSVYAKCFRARGHVSQDGNGGSVRHGEFSALQNDRGNGFVPDERLHEIRGNNSQQCAPGSGRSTGDEEAGPMQDSMPNGSVPEVSIQIEMSDTGQGVGRGL; encoded by the exons ATGATTGGTGTCCAAATATTCCcgacaagaactccatcgaaGCGGGAAAATATAATGGATTATGGGCCGAGGCGCTTCGGGCGGTTCACCCTCGCTGCTCTGTTCATCATCCTGCTCGCGTCGATTCGGGACgcatcggcggcgcggcgagccggcggcgccgtggacgACGTGCTGGCGAGCGACCACGGGAGCAGGAGCAACCGTGCCGGCGTCTCCAtggcggcgagggaggccgcCCTGCACGCTTGTG TGCAAAGGGGCTATGTCAAGCTTATAGCTGTGCCAAGGAAACATGCCTTCAAAGATTTTGTTAACGTCACCATTGATATATTCAGGAAAGCTATAGAGAAGCTACAATCTCCTCCATGCTATGAGTTATGTGCTTTCAATGGTACCTATGACGAGCTAGTACAGAATGTATCTAAAGGG GTGTTTGATGGAGCTGTGCGTGACATGACTATAACCGATGACCGCGCCAGGATCGCAGATTTTACAATGCCATATGCACCATCTG GCCAAATGATTAGAAGCCCTCTGTCAAAAGTTGTCGTTGTGATATGGTGCTTCGCAGTGCTGGTTCTAGTGCAGAGCTACACTGCTAACTTGTCATCCATGCTCACTGCAAAGAGGCTCCGGCCATCGGTGACCGGTCTCGACCAGCTGGTGAGCAATGGTGATTATATTAGATACCAAGACGGAGCATTTGTGCACTTCTTTCTGATAAGTAAAGGACCCAAAGCAGACAGGCTAAGGGCCTTTAAGAATCAAACAGAATATGCTGAAGCTTTGAGGAAGGGATCCAAGAATGATGGAGTGTCAGCCATCGTTGATGAGATTCCCTATTTGTCCTATTTCCTCTCTGATAAAAACAATAAAGAGTTCGAGATGGGCGAGCGCCTGTACAAGACCCCTGGACTTGGTTTT GTGTTTCCGAGAGGCTCTCCACGGATGTATGATCTCTCAGTTGCCATCCTGAACCTAACCGGAGGGAACGAGAGCGCAAGAATCGAACAGGAATGGTTGGGCTCACCTGCGCAATTGAAAGGCGATAGCAGTTCGATTGCTGATTCAGCGCCTCTCACTTTGCGAAGTTTCTCCGGTCTCTTCGTCATCACTGGAAGTATCTCAGCTTCCGTGACGGTTATAAGCATCGCCAGGTCGGTCTATGCCAAGTGCTTCAGAGCGAGAGGTCATGTATCGCAAGACGGGAATGGCGGGAGTGTGCGTCATGGAGAATTTAGTGCTCTGCAGAACGATAGGGGCAATGGCTTTGTGCCTGATGAACGCCTTCATGAGATCAGGGGTAACAACTCCCAGCAGTGTGCTCCTGGGAGTGGCAGAAGCACCGGTGACGAAGAGGCTGGTCCAATGCAGGATAGCATGCCCAATGGCTCTGTGCCTGAAGTTTCTATCCAGATCGAGATGAGTGATACTGGCCAAGGTGTGGGCAGGGGCCTGTAG
- the LOC117853832 gene encoding glutamate receptor 2.8 isoform X1, whose translation MERRSGLLVAALLFLLTFWSVRGSAAAATTTTVPIVGGRKSLASISMALDGSYMKHPSHATRAGLHVTDSRGDPVASAHADTKRIDDRGLVSRYPSAAPRGNEKLIIAVPVKHGFQIFLDFAIDIFKTAMSKLQHPPRYELHAFNGTYDELVRNVSIGMFHGAAGDVTITADRARDADFTMPYAQSGVSLLVLADNDSKPPIQWIFLDPLTTELWLTTVVFFFLTAFVVWMIERPSNPVYQGSTVRQFSTASYFAFSTLTFSHGQIIRSPLSKVVVVIWCFAVLVLVQSYTANLSSILTAKRLRPSVTGLDQLVRNGDYIGYQDGAFVRSFLIKQGAKEKKLKPYNNQAEYAEALRKGSKNGGVSAIVDEIPYLTYFLSDGNNKEFEMGEPLCKTPGLGFVFPKGTPLVHELSIAILDLTGGNESLQIERKWFHSAAPFMGDDSQNVNYKPLTLRSFSGLFVITAGVSASMLFISVILSVYASWYSRVTSSESQSTNGNDGSVRLNGIVPDQLLHEGRDGDSQGAQHGGSGDEEAGGPMQGSALHNGTGNGSVPQVSIQVEMSSSQGVGRAL comes from the exons ATGGAGAGGAGGTCAGGCTTGCTCGTCGCTGCTCTCCTCTTTTTGCTCACGTTTTGGAGCGTTAGAggatcggcggcggccgcaacgacgacgacggtgcCTATCGTTGGTGGAAGGAAGAGCCTCGCCAGCATTTCCATGGCGCTGGATGGCTCCTACATGAAGCACCCTAGCCACGCTACGCGGGCGGGCCTGCACGTCACGGACTCGCGAGGAGATCCTGTCGCGTCAGCGCATGCTG ATACCAAGAGAATCGATGACAGAGGATTAGTGAGTAGATACCCAAGTGCAGCGCCCAGGGGAAATGAGAAGCTCATAATTGCTGTGCCAGTGAAACATGGCTTTCAAATTTTTTTGGACTTTGCCATTGATATCTTCAAGACCGCTATGTCGAAACTACAACATCCTCCACGGTATGAGTTGCATGCCTTCAATGGAACATATGATGAGCTAGTACGCAATGTATCTATAGGG ATGTTCCATGGAGCAGCAGGTGACGTGACCATAACCGCTGACCGAGCCAGGGATGCAGATTTTACAATGCCATACGCACAGTCTGGGGTATCTTTACTTGTACTCGCTGACAACGACTCGAAACCACCAATCCAATGGATATTTTTGGATCCACTCACGACAGAACTTTGGCTTACTACTgtggttttcttcttcttgactgCCTTTGTTGTGTGGATGATTGAACGACCCAGCAATCCAGTGTACCAAGGATCAACTGTGAGACAATTCAGCACTGCCTCATACTTTGCTTTCTCTACTTTGACGTTTTCTCACG GCCAAATAATTAGAAGCCCTCTTTCAAAAGTTGTTGTTGTGATATGGTGTTTTGCAGTACTGGTTCTAGTGCAGAGCTACACAGCAAACTTGTCATCCATCCTCACCGCAAAAAGGCTCCGTCCATCGGTGACTGGTCTCGACCAGCTGGTGCGCAATGGTGATTACATCGGATACCAAGATGGAGCATTTGTGCGCTCCTTTCTGATAAAGCAAGGAGCCAAAGAGAAGAAgctcaagccctacaacaaccAAGCAGAATATGCTGAAGCTTTGAGGAAGGGATCCAAGAATGGTGGGGTGTCGGCCATCGTGGATGAGATTCCCTATTTGACCTATTTCCTCTCTGATGGAAACAATAAAGAGTTCGAGATGGGCGAGCCCCTTTGCAAGACCCCAGGACTTGGTTTT GTGTTTCCTAAAGGCACTCCACTGGTGCATGAACTCTCGATTGCCATCTTGGACCTGACTGGAGGGAATGAGAGCTTACAAATTGAAAGGAAATGGTTTCACTCAGCCGCGCCATTTATGGGCGACGACAGCCAGAATGTCAATTACAAGCCTCTCACTTTGCGAAGTTTCTCTGGTCTGTTTGTCATAACGGCCGGTGTCTCTGCTTCCATGCTGTTTATCAGCGTCATCTTGTCGGTCTATGCCAGCTGGTACTCCAGAGTGACAAGTTCTGAATCGCAAAGCACCAACGGGAATGATGGAAGTGTGCGTCTCAATGGCATTGTGCCTGATCAACTCCTCCATGAAGGCAGGGATGGCGATTCCCAGGGTGCACAACATGGGGGCAGCGGAGATGAAGAGGCGGGTGGTCCAATGCAGGGTAGTGCTCTGCACAACGGCACGGGCAATGGCTCAGTGCCTCAAGTTTCCATTCAGGTCGAGATGAGTAGTAGCCAAGGTGTGGGCAGGGCCCTATAA
- the LOC117853832 gene encoding glutamate receptor 2.8 isoform X2 has product MERRSGLLVAALLFLLTFWSVRGSAAAATTTTVPIVGGRKSLASISMALDGSYMKHPSHATRAGLHVTDSRGDPVASAHADTKRIDDRGLVSRYPSAAPRGNEKLIIAVPVKHGFQIFLDFAIDIFKTAMSKLQHPPRYELHAFNGTYDELVRNVSIGMFHGAAGDVTITADRARDADFTMPYAQSGVSLLVLADNDSKPPIQWIFLDPLTTELWLTTVVFFFLTAFVVWMIERPSNPVYQGSTVRQFSTASYFAFSTLTFSHVLVLVQSYTANLSSILTAKRLRPSVTGLDQLVRNGDYIGYQDGAFVRSFLIKQGAKEKKLKPYNNQAEYAEALRKGSKNGGVSAIVDEIPYLTYFLSDGNNKEFEMGEPLCKTPGLGFVFPKGTPLVHELSIAILDLTGGNESLQIERKWFHSAAPFMGDDSQNVNYKPLTLRSFSGLFVITAGVSASMLFISVILSVYASWYSRVTSSESQSTNGNDGSVRLNGIVPDQLLHEGRDGDSQGAQHGGSGDEEAGGPMQGSALHNGTGNGSVPQVSIQVEMSSSQGVGRAL; this is encoded by the exons ATGGAGAGGAGGTCAGGCTTGCTCGTCGCTGCTCTCCTCTTTTTGCTCACGTTTTGGAGCGTTAGAggatcggcggcggccgcaacgacgacgacggtgcCTATCGTTGGTGGAAGGAAGAGCCTCGCCAGCATTTCCATGGCGCTGGATGGCTCCTACATGAAGCACCCTAGCCACGCTACGCGGGCGGGCCTGCACGTCACGGACTCGCGAGGAGATCCTGTCGCGTCAGCGCATGCTG ATACCAAGAGAATCGATGACAGAGGATTAGTGAGTAGATACCCAAGTGCAGCGCCCAGGGGAAATGAGAAGCTCATAATTGCTGTGCCAGTGAAACATGGCTTTCAAATTTTTTTGGACTTTGCCATTGATATCTTCAAGACCGCTATGTCGAAACTACAACATCCTCCACGGTATGAGTTGCATGCCTTCAATGGAACATATGATGAGCTAGTACGCAATGTATCTATAGGG ATGTTCCATGGAGCAGCAGGTGACGTGACCATAACCGCTGACCGAGCCAGGGATGCAGATTTTACAATGCCATACGCACAGTCTGGGGTATCTTTACTTGTACTCGCTGACAACGACTCGAAACCACCAATCCAATGGATATTTTTGGATCCACTCACGACAGAACTTTGGCTTACTACTgtggttttcttcttcttgactgCCTTTGTTGTGTGGATGATTGAACGACCCAGCAATCCAGTGTACCAAGGATCAACTGTGAGACAATTCAGCACTGCCTCATACTTTGCTTTCTCTACTTTGACGTTTTCTCACG TACTGGTTCTAGTGCAGAGCTACACAGCAAACTTGTCATCCATCCTCACCGCAAAAAGGCTCCGTCCATCGGTGACTGGTCTCGACCAGCTGGTGCGCAATGGTGATTACATCGGATACCAAGATGGAGCATTTGTGCGCTCCTTTCTGATAAAGCAAGGAGCCAAAGAGAAGAAgctcaagccctacaacaaccAAGCAGAATATGCTGAAGCTTTGAGGAAGGGATCCAAGAATGGTGGGGTGTCGGCCATCGTGGATGAGATTCCCTATTTGACCTATTTCCTCTCTGATGGAAACAATAAAGAGTTCGAGATGGGCGAGCCCCTTTGCAAGACCCCAGGACTTGGTTTT GTGTTTCCTAAAGGCACTCCACTGGTGCATGAACTCTCGATTGCCATCTTGGACCTGACTGGAGGGAATGAGAGCTTACAAATTGAAAGGAAATGGTTTCACTCAGCCGCGCCATTTATGGGCGACGACAGCCAGAATGTCAATTACAAGCCTCTCACTTTGCGAAGTTTCTCTGGTCTGTTTGTCATAACGGCCGGTGTCTCTGCTTCCATGCTGTTTATCAGCGTCATCTTGTCGGTCTATGCCAGCTGGTACTCCAGAGTGACAAGTTCTGAATCGCAAAGCACCAACGGGAATGATGGAAGTGTGCGTCTCAATGGCATTGTGCCTGATCAACTCCTCCATGAAGGCAGGGATGGCGATTCCCAGGGTGCACAACATGGGGGCAGCGGAGATGAAGAGGCGGGTGGTCCAATGCAGGGTAGTGCTCTGCACAACGGCACGGGCAATGGCTCAGTGCCTCAAGTTTCCATTCAGGTCGAGATGAGTAGTAGCCAAGGTGTGGGCAGGGCCCTATAA